The following are encoded in a window of Silene latifolia isolate original U9 population unplaced genomic scaffold, ASM4854445v1 scaffold_177, whole genome shotgun sequence genomic DNA:
- the LOC141638100 gene encoding putative B3 domain-containing protein Os03g0621600, which yields MAPTNCVEGMENFRKLVTQQHPSFFQVFLPEQNSTKLAIPRAFIREFKGNIPEEVTLKSVGGKVWNAKVEKIGDRVCITQGWENYVNDHSLEKGCFLTFKYLQDSTFFVLVFGSDGIIMDEPVDARTNVPSSRGRKWNEGVSSTRFFKKYGPGFKNYVCIPNIVAEACVITVGEPVKLRNNVGGTTRTELRQTQDRFVLGYGLRNYWPKCQFKNGEKLQFDVIRRSNGHIKEVFVTSTSREMPIARKPQGEV from the exons ATGGCTCCTACAAATTGTGTG GAAGGAATGGAGAATTTCCGCAAACTAGTCACTCAGCAACACCCTTCCTTCTTTCAGGTGTTTCTTCCTGAACAGAACTCCACTAAATTG GCTATACCGCGAGCATTTATCCGTGAATTTAAGGGAAATATTCCTGAGGAAGTGACACTAAAAAGTGTAGGAGGAAAAGTTTGGAATGCAAAAGTGGAAAAAATAGGTGACAGGGTATGTATAACACAAGGATGGGAAAACTATGTGAATGATCATTCCTTGGAGAAAGGTTGTTTTCTCACCTTCAAGTACCTACAAGATTCTACCTTCTTTGTGTTGGTTTTCGGCTCAGACGGAATCATCATGGACGAGCCCGTAGATGCAAGAACAAATGTCCCATCATCAAGAG GTCGAAAATGGAATGAGGGTGTGTCCAGTACGAGGTTCTTTAAGAAATACGGTCCAGGCTTCAAGAATTATGTG TGCATACCAAATATTGTAGCTGAGGCCTGTGTTATCACAGTGGGAGAGCCAGTGAAGTTGCGGAACAATGTAGGAGGGACTACAAGAACAGAATTGCGACAGACACAAGACCGATTTGTTTTGGGATATGGATTAAGAAACTACTGGCCCAAGTGCCAATTCAAGAACGGCGAGAAGCTGCAATTTGACGTCATTCGCAGATCCAATGGACACATCAAAGAGGTCTTTGTGACCAGTACTTCCAGGGAGATGCCAATAGCCCGCAAACCCCAAGGCGAGGTTTAG